Proteins encoded within one genomic window of Leptolyngbya sp. FACHB-261:
- a CDS encoding NACHT domain-containing NTPase, with translation MTDDKQGQDPLSLEKLKEQIAQILTGWGPPGIGIGLAAHFAKEKQWQEALLSLFLAAVIWFSTKLFKKLDPRTDSLLEAILTWLERAIPKLWWSLTSNFQGKYYQNLIYTHQDFKMEGFKLGTSVLTLEKVFVPLRVAAGDPEQISAAMVQEKQATGELGIWDFLIPKKLPGQRKKELTRCCIAVIGPPGSGKTTVLKHLTLTYANNAQRRQHQEARNLLPILLYLRDIKEVITQQNAPSLSQVITEQLKNRLPALRLEPPSNWFETRLRRGKCLVMLDGLDEVADAKQRQQVSAWVNQQVEAYPETAFILTSRPFGYRSAPVEQANTILEVQPFNLKQIEQFIESWYLQTEIKERAGEDNPGVQAEAQTQANDLIERIKQNPPLAAMALNPLLLTMIATVHRYRGALPGRRIQLYAEICNVLLGRRQEAKKIPDRLTVEQKKSVLQVLALALMQQKTRQFTPSRDEHLIQDALATVAGTQEKPIEFLKQIRDVSGLLVEKELDLYEFAHKSFQEYLAAVQIKEAQQEQLLIENVNNPWWDETIRLYAAQSDATNLIRAALKNPTVISLTLAYECLEEGARIQPEVRRQLEDKLEAGLESTDLEIAKLAAEVKLSRRLNKLLRVDDCVEIDVGYITCAEYQLFIDEKLNAGEHRQPDHWKARRFSLGDATKPITGVRASDAKEFCDWLTQKHAIPSTRYRLPTVNEDKNHPDTEKQIGCWCEVEGGTVIRGIEPIQWQAWKGNLISALDRDLDRVLVRDLDRDRDLVRDLVRVLVRDLDLVRDLVLDRDLIRVRVLDRVRDLIRDLDRNLDRVRVRDLVRDRDLDRNLDRVRDLVRDLVRDLVRVLDLDRDRDLDGNYSFARSYLLSTSISWHLLSDVYKRASSNKKLSQVTNVSRQELEMQSQSYPEKGDEALRLYAFFVLLEERREGRMPAWEGIRIVRERVRE, from the coding sequence ATGACAGACGACAAGCAGGGGCAAGATCCGCTCAGTCTAGAAAAGCTCAAGGAACAAATTGCACAGATTTTGACAGGCTGGGGACCGCCTGGTATTGGGATTGGGTTAGCTGCTCATTTTGCTAAAGAGAAGCAATGGCAGGAGGCTCTACTATCCTTGTTTTTGGCAGCAGTCATATGGTTTTCAACCAAGCTATTTAAAAAACTAGATCCGCGAACAGATTCTCTTTTAGAAGCAATTCTCACTTGGCTAGAAAGAGCTATACCAAAGCTTTGGTGGAGTCTAACTTCCAACTTTCAAGGCAAGTATTACCAAAACCTAATTTATACCCATCAAGACTTTAAGATGGAAGGCTTTAAACTTGGAACATCAGTTCTGACTCTAGAGAAAGTATTTGTGCCGTTGCGAGTTGCGGCAGGAGATCCAGAGCAAATCTCGGCAGCAATGGTTCAAGAAAAGCAGGCAACTGGCGAGCTAGGTATTTGGGATTTTCTGATTCCTAAGAAACTACCCGGTCAACGCAAAAAAGAACTGACCCGCTGCTGTATTGCTGTGATTGGTCCACCGGGTTCAGGTAAGACTACGGTGCTGAAGCATCTAACTTTAACCTATGCCAATAATGCTCAGCGCCGACAACACCAGGAAGCTCGAAATCTACTCCCAATCTTGTTGTACTTGCGAGATATCAAAGAGGTAATTACACAGCAGAATGCACCTAGCTTGTCGCAGGTGATCACGGAGCAATTGAAAAACCGGCTGCCTGCACTGAGGCTCGAACCACCCTCTAATTGGTTTGAAACTCGGCTGAGGCGCGGCAAATGTTTGGTGATGCTGGATGGGCTAGATGAAGTAGCTGATGCCAAGCAGCGCCAGCAAGTTAGCGCATGGGTTAATCAACAAGTAGAGGCTTATCCTGAGACCGCATTTATCTTAACCTCAAGACCTTTTGGTTACCGCAGTGCGCCTGTCGAGCAAGCAAACACCATTCTGGAGGTGCAGCCATTCAATCTCAAGCAGATAGAGCAGTTCATTGAGAGTTGGTATCTGCAAACTGAAATCAAGGAGCGAGCGGGAGAGGATAACCCAGGAGTTCAAGCTGAGGCTCAAACTCAGGCAAATGATCTAATCGAGCGAATCAAACAGAACCCACCGTTGGCAGCAATGGCACTCAATCCGTTGCTGCTCACGATGATTGCAACTGTTCACCGCTATCGAGGGGCGCTACCAGGTCGCAGAATACAGCTTTATGCTGAAATTTGTAATGTGTTACTAGGAAGACGACAGGAGGCCAAGAAGATCCCTGATCGGCTTACGGTTGAGCAGAAGAAATCTGTCTTACAGGTCTTAGCCTTAGCACTAATGCAACAGAAAACTCGCCAATTCACACCAAGCAGGGATGAGCACCTAATTCAGGATGCATTGGCAACTGTAGCAGGCACCCAAGAGAAACCTATTGAGTTCCTCAAGCAAATCAGAGATGTGAGCGGCTTGCTAGTTGAGAAAGAATTGGACCTTTACGAGTTTGCCCACAAGAGTTTCCAAGAATACCTAGCAGCAGTTCAGATTAAAGAAGCACAACAGGAACAGCTTTTAATTGAGAATGTCAATAACCCATGGTGGGACGAAACTATCCGCCTTTACGCTGCTCAGAGCGATGCCACTAATCTGATTCGTGCTGCCCTTAAAAACCCAACTGTCATATCTTTGACACTTGCTTATGAATGTTTAGAAGAAGGAGCACGAATCCAACCTGAGGTGCGGAGGCAACTGGAAGACAAACTAGAAGCAGGCTTGGAGTCTACAGATTTAGAGATTGCCAAACTAGCAGCAGAAGTGAAGTTGTCACGACGATTGAATAAATTACTTCGAGTGGATGACTGTGTAGAGATTGACGTGGGTTACATCACTTGTGCAGAGTATCAGCTCTTTATTGATGAAAAGCTGAACGCAGGTGAGCACCGTCAGCCCGATCACTGGAAAGCTCGAAGATTTTCACTTGGGGATGCAACTAAGCCGATTACTGGTGTGCGCGCTAGCGATGCTAAAGAATTCTGCGACTGGCTAACTCAGAAACATGCCATACCAAGTACCCGATATAGGTTGCCTACTGTAAATGAAGATAAGAATCATCCAGATACCGAAAAACAAATTGGCTGCTGGTGCGAAGTTGAAGGAGGCACTGTTATCAGAGGGATCGAGCCTATTCAGTGGCAGGCTTGGAAGGGAAATCTAATTAGTGCCCTCGACCGCGACCTCGACCGCGTCCTTGTCCGCGACCTCGACCGCGACCGCGACCTCGTCCGCGACCTCGTCCGCGTCCTTGTCCGCGACCTCGACCTCGTCCGCGACCTCGTCCTCGACCGCGACCTCATCCGCGTCCGCGTCCTCGACCGCGTCCGCGACCTCATCCGCGACCTCGACCGCAACCTCGACCGCGTCCGCGTCCGCGACCTCGTCCGCGACCGCGACCTCGACCGCAACCTCGACCGCGTCCGCGACCTCGTCCGCGACCTCGTCCGCGACCTCGTCCGCGTCCTCGACCTCGACCGCGACCGCGACCTCGACGGTAATTACAGCTTTGCCCGCTCCTACCTACTATCGACCTCTATTTCTTGGCACCTACTATCAGATGTTTATAAGAGAGCATCTAGCAATAAAAAATTGTCACAAGTTACGAACGTAAGTCGTCAAGAGCTCGAAATGCAGAGCCAGAGCTACCCAGAAAAGGGAGATGAAGCCCTCAGGCTCTACGCTTTTTTTGTCCTACTAGAAGAACGACGCGAAGGTCGTATGCCTGCCTGGGAAGGAATTCGAATCGTGCGAGAGCGAGTACGGGAGTAA